From Microcystis aeruginosa NIES-2549, a single genomic window includes:
- a CDS encoding tRNA-(ms[2]io[6]A)-hydroxylase, producing the protein MGKINLLVTATSEDWIEQAINNLEIILLDHSHCERKAAGVALNLMFRYPSYASLVRKLTAIAQEELEHFEQVNQWLDKWGIPLAPLNSPPYGAKLKAQIRHQEPDRLLDSLLISALIEARSHERLGLLGEYCPDPQLAQFYRGLMASEARHYGIYWLLAADYFERTVIEQRLETLAAIESEILANLHPEPRIHS; encoded by the coding sequence ATGGGAAAGATTAATTTATTAGTCACTGCCACCTCTGAGGATTGGATAGAACAGGCAATTAATAATTTAGAGATTATTCTGCTCGATCATTCCCATTGTGAGCGAAAAGCGGCAGGAGTGGCCTTAAATCTCATGTTTCGTTATCCTTCCTACGCTTCCCTCGTGCGGAAATTGACGGCGATCGCACAAGAGGAATTAGAACATTTTGAACAGGTCAATCAATGGTTAGATAAATGGGGAATTCCCCTCGCTCCTTTGAATTCTCCCCCCTATGGTGCTAAATTAAAGGCCCAGATTCGTCACCAAGAACCCGATCGCCTTTTGGATTCTCTGTTAATATCAGCTTTAATTGAGGCGCGTTCCCACGAAAGATTAGGTTTATTGGGAGAATATTGTCCCGATCCTCAATTAGCTCAATTTTATCGCGGTTTAATGGCTTCCGAAGCGCGTCATTATGGTATTTATTGGCTATTAGCAGCGGATTATTTTGAACGGACAGTGATCGAGCAACGTTTAGAAACCCTAGCGGCGATCGAAAGTGAGATTTTAGCCAATCTGCACCCGGAACCTCGTATTCATAGTTGA
- the glyS gene encoding glycine--tRNA ligase subunit beta, with amino-acid sequence MDFLLEVGTEELPADFVDSAIAQLQERVSKSLETESLDATAIQVYGTPRRLAVLITGLPREQEARSEEIKGPPVSAAYKNGQITAAGEGFARKQGVSTDAFSIRATDKGEFVYIEKTIPGRQTAEILSELIPQWITRLEGRRFMRWGDGDLKFPRPIRWLLTLVDGEVLPLELINGSTTLTSDRLTFGHRILHPQSLAISHPQAYLTSLRSIFVEADPQVRQQIITDQITTLAKTLEGVAEIPADLLAEVTNLVEYPTAIVGKFDDEFLELPPEVIITVMVTHQRYFPVKTPQGLSPYFITISNGDPQKSEIISAGNERVIRARLADARFFYTADCDEPLDSFLPQLENVTFQEELGTMRDKVDRIMEIAQMIVEQLNLDEQSRSDIESTAMLCKADLVTQMVYEFPELQGVMAEKYALISGESAIVARGIFEHYLPRNASDLLPETITGQVVGIADRLDTLVGIFGLGMLPTGSSDPFALRRAANAIISIIWSANFNINLLALIEQIAQDFVTSHPDKPNPANLIKDFFLQRLQTLLIDDLRIDYDLVNAVLGENDPEYKSRALENLLDTRERARFLSQIRQDGQLANIYETVNRSTRLAQKGDLDTTTLEAKGIINKELFEQSSEQAFYDALIALIPETISAKEQRDYQRLVTALTAISPVVADFFDGENSVLVMAEKESVRRNRLNLLGLLRNHARVLADFGAIVN; translated from the coding sequence ATGGATTTTTTACTGGAAGTCGGTACAGAAGAACTACCCGCAGATTTTGTCGATAGCGCGATCGCACAATTGCAGGAAAGAGTTAGCAAGAGTTTAGAGACGGAATCTCTGGACGCGACTGCTATTCAAGTTTACGGAACCCCGCGCCGTTTGGCCGTGTTAATCACAGGATTACCGAGGGAGCAAGAGGCTCGCAGCGAGGAGATCAAAGGACCGCCAGTTAGTGCAGCCTACAAAAATGGCCAAATTACCGCCGCTGGTGAGGGTTTTGCTCGAAAACAGGGAGTTAGCACCGACGCTTTCTCCATTCGTGCCACAGACAAAGGAGAATTTGTCTATATTGAAAAAACGATTCCGGGTCGTCAAACAGCCGAGATTTTAAGCGAATTAATTCCCCAATGGATTACCCGTTTGGAAGGAAGACGTTTTATGCGTTGGGGAGATGGAGATTTAAAATTTCCCCGGCCAATTCGTTGGTTATTAACTTTAGTTGATGGGGAAGTTTTGCCCCTAGAATTAATTAATGGCTCTACCACTTTAACCAGCGATCGATTAACGTTTGGTCATCGCATTCTACACCCGCAATCCCTAGCTATTAGTCATCCCCAGGCATATTTAACCAGTTTGCGATCGATTTTTGTGGAAGCGGATCCGCAAGTGCGTCAACAGATAATTACTGATCAGATTACCACCCTAGCCAAAACACTGGAGGGAGTGGCAGAAATTCCCGCAGATTTATTGGCAGAAGTGACTAACTTAGTCGAATATCCCACGGCAATTGTTGGCAAATTTGACGATGAATTTCTGGAATTACCCCCAGAAGTAATTATTACTGTGATGGTGACACATCAGCGTTATTTCCCGGTGAAAACTCCCCAGGGTTTGTCACCCTATTTCATCACTATTTCCAATGGCGATCCCCAGAAATCTGAGATTATCTCCGCAGGAAATGAAAGGGTTATCCGCGCACGGTTAGCCGATGCCAGATTTTTCTATACTGCCGATTGCGATGAACCCTTAGATAGTTTTCTTCCCCAACTGGAAAACGTCACTTTCCAAGAAGAATTGGGAACCATGCGCGATAAAGTCGATCGAATTATGGAAATTGCTCAGATGATCGTCGAACAGTTAAATCTCGATGAACAAAGTCGCAGTGATATAGAGTCCACTGCCATGCTTTGTAAAGCGGATTTAGTTACCCAAATGGTCTATGAATTTCCAGAATTACAGGGAGTAATGGCCGAAAAATATGCTTTAATTAGTGGTGAATCGGCTATAGTTGCCCGGGGCATTTTTGAACATTATCTGCCTCGCAATGCCAGTGATCTACTCCCAGAAACAATAACCGGTCAAGTGGTGGGAATTGCCGACAGATTAGATACTTTAGTCGGTATTTTTGGACTGGGAATGCTGCCCACTGGTTCCTCGGATCCCTTCGCTCTCCGTCGGGCTGCCAATGCAATAATTAGTATTATCTGGTCAGCCAATTTTAATATCAATCTTTTGGCATTAATTGAGCAAATAGCTCAGGATTTTGTCACCAGTCATCCCGATAAACCTAACCCAGCCAATCTGATTAAAGATTTCTTTTTACAACGTCTGCAAACTCTCTTAATTGATGATTTGAGGATAGATTATGATCTCGTTAATGCAGTTTTAGGGGAAAACGATCCGGAGTATAAGTCTCGCGCTTTAGAAAATTTATTAGATACCCGTGAACGCGCTCGCTTTTTATCCCAAATTCGTCAGGATGGTCAGTTAGCCAACATCTATGAAACCGTCAATCGCTCGACCCGTTTAGCACAAAAAGGAGATTTAGATACAACTACCCTAGAAGCCAAGGGAATCATCAATAAGGAGTTATTTGAACAATCCTCCGAACAAGCATTTTATGACGCTTTAATTGCCCTAATTCCCGAAACTATCAGCGCAAAAGAGCAAAGAGATTATCAGCGTCTCGTCACTGCTTTAACGGCAATTTCTCCCGTGGTGGCTGACTTTTTTGATGGCGAAAATAGTGTGTTAGTCATGGCAGAAAAAGAATCTGTCCGTCGCAATCGTTTAAATTTGTTGGGTTTACTGCGAAATCACGCCCGAGTCCTAGCAGATTTTGGGGCAATTGTCAACTAA
- the bchI gene encoding magnesium chelatase ATPase subunit I, protein MTVTPQAPPKTRRVVFPFTAIVGQEEMKLSLMLNVIDPKIGGVMIMGDRGTGKSTTIRALADLLPEIDVVANDPFNSDPNDPDLMSDEVRQKVDEAIPLTIAKKKVTMVDLPLGATEDRVCGTIDIEKALSEGVKAFEPGLLAKANRGILYVDEVNLLDDHLVDVLLDSAASGWNTVEREGISIRHPARFVLVGSGNPEEGELRPQLLDRFGMHAEIHTVKEPPLRVKIVEQRAEFDGNPLSFLEKYNLEQEELQRKLVEAQNLLPSVELDYDLRVKISEVCSELDVDGLRGDIVTNRAAKALAALEGRTTVTVDDIRRVIVLCLRHRLRKDPLESIDSGYKVLKAFNRVFGLEENP, encoded by the coding sequence ATGACCGTGACTCCCCAAGCTCCTCCGAAAACTCGCCGCGTGGTTTTTCCCTTCACCGCTATTGTCGGCCAGGAAGAAATGAAATTATCCCTAATGCTCAACGTCATCGACCCCAAAATTGGCGGGGTGATGATTATGGGGGATCGAGGTACGGGAAAATCGACCACGATTAGGGCTTTAGCCGACCTTTTACCAGAAATTGACGTAGTTGCTAACGATCCCTTTAATTCTGACCCCAATGATCCCGATTTAATGAGCGATGAGGTGCGGCAAAAGGTGGACGAGGCCATCCCCTTGACCATTGCCAAGAAAAAAGTGACGATGGTAGATCTGCCCCTCGGTGCGACGGAGGATCGGGTCTGTGGCACGATTGACATCGAAAAGGCCCTGTCAGAAGGGGTAAAAGCTTTTGAACCAGGATTGCTGGCCAAAGCTAACCGCGGCATTCTCTATGTGGATGAAGTCAATTTACTTGACGATCACCTCGTCGATGTGCTATTGGATTCGGCCGCTAGTGGTTGGAATACGGTGGAACGGGAAGGAATTTCCATCCGTCACCCGGCCCGGTTTGTTTTGGTGGGATCGGGCAACCCAGAAGAGGGAGAATTGCGCCCACAACTGCTCGATCGCTTCGGAATGCACGCCGAGATTCACACCGTCAAAGAACCACCTCTACGGGTCAAAATCGTCGAACAGCGTGCGGAATTTGATGGCAATCCTCTCTCGTTTTTAGAGAAATACAACTTAGAACAGGAAGAACTGCAAAGAAAGCTCGTGGAGGCCCAGAATCTTTTGCCTTCCGTGGAGCTTGATTATGATCTGCGGGTGAAAATTTCCGAGGTTTGTTCCGAGTTGGACGTGGATGGATTGCGCGGCGATATCGTTACCAATCGCGCCGCTAAAGCTCTGGCCGCTTTGGAAGGACGGACAACTGTGACGGTAGATGATATCCGTCGGGTAATTGTTCTCTGTTTACGTCACCGTTTGCGGAAAGATCCGTTAGAATCGATCGATTCTGGTTATAAAGTCTTGAAAGCTTTTAATCGCGTCTTTGGATTAGAGGAAAATCCCTAA
- a CDS encoding glycosyl transferase, translating to MSRPVVYFAVTNHGFGHAVRSASVVANIIELNPEILPILVTTAPRWLLDSYISGEYIQRHRGFDVGVIQSDSLTMDKLATKEKLEQIIAQSRSIIASEVNFIKTNRVGLVVADLPPLAALIAKSAGIPCWMIGNFGWDFIYRDWGEEFASISDWISRCYNQCDRLFKLPLAEAMTAFPHVTEANLTGGTPRYSEEQLRQEFKLNAPKEKTILLSFGGLGLEAIPYNNLASFPDWQFITFEKNAPELPNLIRLEDKPERSYRPVDFMPLCDRIISKPGYSTFAEALKLEVPIVSLMREGFAESAILLAGIQDYSYHQIISSEEFFQGNWDFLRQAPQPPRLKVKLAKDGAESIARAIVEYFERQ from the coding sequence ATGTCTCGTCCTGTTGTTTATTTTGCCGTTACTAATCATGGTTTTGGCCATGCCGTCCGCAGTGCTTCGGTAGTAGCTAATATTATTGAACTTAATCCCGAAATTTTGCCGATATTAGTCACCACGGCCCCGCGCTGGTTATTAGATTCCTATATATCTGGAGAATATATTCAAAGACATCGGGGGTTTGATGTGGGGGTAATCCAATCGGATAGTTTAACGATGGATAAATTAGCTACTAAAGAAAAACTAGAACAAATAATTGCTCAATCAAGGTCAATTATTGCCAGTGAAGTTAATTTTATTAAAACTAATCGTGTGGGTTTAGTTGTGGCCGATTTACCCCCTTTAGCGGCACTAATTGCCAAAAGTGCGGGGATTCCTTGTTGGATGATCGGTAACTTCGGCTGGGATTTTATCTATCGTGATTGGGGTGAAGAATTTGCCAGTATTAGTGATTGGATTAGTCGTTGTTATAATCAATGTGATCGCTTATTTAAACTGCCTTTAGCAGAAGCGATGACAGCATTTCCTCACGTTACAGAAGCAAATTTAACTGGGGGGACACCCCGCTACAGTGAAGAACAATTGCGACAGGAGTTTAAGCTAAATGCCCCTAAAGAAAAAACTATTTTATTGAGTTTTGGTGGGTTAGGATTAGAAGCAATTCCCTATAATAACCTCGCCAGTTTTCCCGATTGGCAATTTATCACTTTTGAAAAAAACGCGCCCGAATTGCCCAATTTAATCCGCCTAGAGGATAAACCAGAGCGGAGCTATCGTCCCGTGGATTTTATGCCCCTGTGCGATCGAATTATTTCCAAACCGGGATATAGTACCTTTGCCGAGGCTTTAAAATTAGAGGTGCCGATTGTTTCCCTAATGCGAGAAGGTTTCGCCGAATCAGCGATTTTATTGGCTGGAATCCAAGATTATAGTTATCATCAAATTATTAGCAGTGAAGAATTTTTTCAAGGTAATTGGGACTTTTTACGCCAAGCTCCCCAACCGCCACGATTAAAGGTTAAACTGGCTAAAGATGGTGCAGAATCGATAGCGAGAGCTATCGTAGAATACTTTGAGAGGCAATAA
- a CDS encoding ABC1 kinase family protein — MSEQMISPETQTPEAITVEVQPVHIPEEHREDTGPMDDNVAESWRYNPQVINDYYRRRPLEVLGRLIEIALPVLSFVIGIWWDKLRGKSPKNEIRRAVQLREILTKLGPTYIKIGQALSTRPDLVPPLYLEELTTLQDQIPSFPNEIAYRFIEEELGYCPEEIYAELSPNPIAAASLGQVYKGKLKTGERVAVKVQRPDLIRCITLDVYIMRSLASWAKGNIKRLRSDLVAITDELAGRIFEEINYLHEGQNAEKFAQLYGHIAEIYIPKIYWKYTGRRVLTMEWVDGTKLTNIKEIQAQGIDATHLVNVGVQCSLRQLLEHGFFHADPHPGNLLATPDGKLAYLDFGMMSNIEPYQRYGLIEAVVHLVNRDFESLAKDYVKLDFLSPTTNLEPIVPAFSEVFGNALGASVAELNFKSITDKMSAMMYEFPFRVPAYYALIIRSMVTLEGIAIGIDPNFKVLSKAYPYIAKRLLTDPSTELRDSLRDLLFKDGTFRWNRLENLLRNAKDSNDFNFEKVTDQALDFLLSDRGIFIREKLVNELVNALDNFGRRTWFNLTVNFREQVGLTVQETPPELLGDAKSFEHLRNIFTILQETKGFDAMAMVPVMTKLIVKPETQQMGQKIAEGLLQKSLARLIRYLVLEFDRPNHQQNGELSKALPAAD, encoded by the coding sequence ATGTCCGAACAGATGATCTCCCCAGAGACGCAAACCCCAGAAGCGATTACTGTTGAAGTGCAGCCCGTCCATATTCCCGAAGAGCATCGGGAAGATACCGGCCCCATGGATGACAACGTAGCCGAGAGTTGGCGCTACAATCCCCAAGTTATTAACGACTATTACCGTCGGCGACCTCTAGAAGTTTTGGGGAGATTAATCGAAATTGCCCTGCCAGTTTTATCTTTTGTCATCGGTATCTGGTGGGATAAACTGCGGGGAAAATCGCCGAAAAATGAAATTAGACGGGCCGTACAATTGCGGGAAATTTTGACCAAATTGGGACCGACCTATATTAAGATCGGTCAAGCTCTCTCTACCCGGCCTGATTTAGTACCACCTTTATATTTAGAAGAATTAACCACTCTCCAAGATCAAATTCCCTCTTTTCCTAACGAAATTGCCTATCGTTTTATCGAAGAAGAATTAGGTTATTGTCCCGAAGAAATTTATGCAGAATTATCCCCCAATCCCATAGCGGCCGCTTCCCTAGGACAAGTTTATAAAGGTAAATTAAAAACCGGAGAGAGAGTCGCCGTTAAAGTACAGCGTCCCGATTTGATTCGCTGTATAACTTTAGATGTGTATATCATGCGTAGTTTGGCGAGTTGGGCGAAAGGTAATATTAAAAGACTTCGCTCCGATTTAGTGGCAATTACCGACGAATTAGCTGGTCGTATTTTTGAAGAAATTAATTATCTTCACGAGGGACAAAACGCCGAAAAATTCGCTCAACTTTATGGTCACATTGCCGAAATTTACATCCCCAAAATCTACTGGAAATATACCGGGCGACGGGTTTTAACCATGGAGTGGGTGGACGGCACAAAATTAACTAATATCAAAGAAATTCAGGCCCAGGGTATTGATGCCACCCACTTAGTTAATGTGGGGGTGCAGTGTTCTTTGCGTCAATTACTTGAACATGGATTTTTCCATGCGGATCCCCATCCGGGTAATTTATTAGCGACCCCCGACGGTAAATTAGCTTATCTTGATTTCGGCATGATGAGCAATATTGAACCCTATCAACGCTACGGTTTAATCGAAGCGGTGGTGCATTTAGTCAACCGGGATTTTGAGTCTTTGGCCAAGGATTACGTTAAGTTAGACTTCCTGTCACCAACTACCAATTTAGAGCCAATTGTTCCCGCTTTTTCGGAAGTTTTCGGTAATGCTTTGGGGGCGAGTGTGGCAGAATTAAACTTTAAAAGTATCACCGATAAAATGTCGGCGATGATGTACGAGTTTCCCTTTCGAGTCCCTGCCTATTATGCCCTGATTATTCGCTCCATGGTGACTTTAGAGGGAATAGCGATTGGCATCGATCCTAATTTTAAGGTACTGAGTAAAGCCTATCCTTATATTGCTAAACGTCTGCTCACCGATCCTTCCACGGAGTTGCGCGATTCCCTGCGAGATTTATTGTTTAAAGACGGTACTTTTCGCTGGAATCGTTTAGAAAATCTCCTGCGAAATGCTAAAGATTCTAATGATTTTAACTTCGAGAAAGTCACCGATCAAGCGTTAGATTTTCTCCTTTCAGACAGGGGTATATTTATCCGAGAAAAATTAGTTAATGAGTTAGTCAATGCGCTCGATAACTTCGGTCGTCGCACTTGGTTTAATCTCACGGTTAATTTCCGGGAACAGGTGGGTTTAACTGTGCAGGAAACTCCCCCAGAATTGTTAGGTGATGCTAAGAGTTTTGAGCATCTTCGCAACATCTTTACTATTTTACAAGAAACAAAAGGATTCGATGCCATGGCTATGGTGCCAGTGATGACTAAACTAATCGTTAAACCGGAAACTCAACAGATGGGACAAAAAATTGCTGAAGGTTTGCTACAAAAATCCCTAGCGCGTTTAATTCGTTACTTAGTTCTCGAATTTGATAGACCAAATCATCAGCAAAATGGAGAATTATCGAAAGCTTTACCCGCTGCCGATTAA
- a CDS encoding cytochrome P450: MTISKDLPLPPGSFGLPLLGETIAFLTDGDFANKRHNKYGQLFRTHIFGSPTIILSGAEANRFLLSNENKYFAATWPKSTKTLLGSASLAVHTGDVHASRRRLIYQAFQPRSLASYIPTVETITARYLERWQTAKTLSWYPELRNYTLDIACKLFVGLDQGSATKLGEAFDTWCAGLFTLPIPLPWTAFGKALRCREELLEAIETIILERQKNDDLGQDALAILLQAKDENGQSLSLVELKDQVLLLLFAGHETLTSAIATFCLQMALHPDIFQLVLEEITNFDLSTPLSVDTLKQMTYLDRVLKEVLRFTPPVGGGFRRVIEDCQFNGYHLPKGWIVQYQISNTHKDNNIYSHPETFDPDRFLAEEKPYGYIPFGAGLRECIGKEFARLEMKILAVRLVEKYDWQLLPNQDLTLTSIPTPHPRDGLQVTFKPR, translated from the coding sequence ATGACTATAAGCAAAGATTTACCCCTACCCCCCGGCAGTTTCGGATTACCCCTATTAGGAGAAACAATCGCTTTTTTGACCGATGGGGATTTTGCCAACAAACGTCATAATAAATATGGTCAACTTTTCCGTACTCATATTTTTGGCAGTCCCACGATAATTTTATCCGGTGCCGAAGCTAACCGGTTTCTCCTCAGCAATGAGAATAAATACTTTGCGGCAACTTGGCCCAAAAGTACCAAAACTCTCCTCGGCAGCGCATCTTTAGCGGTGCATACGGGAGATGTCCATGCTTCCCGTCGTCGCTTAATCTATCAAGCTTTTCAACCCCGGTCCCTAGCAAGTTATATCCCTACGGTAGAAACAATTACCGCTCGCTATTTAGAGCGTTGGCAAACCGCAAAAACCCTGTCATGGTATCCTGAATTGAGAAACTATACCCTCGATATCGCCTGTAAATTATTTGTCGGTCTTGACCAGGGTTCTGCTACCAAATTAGGAGAAGCTTTTGATACTTGGTGTGCGGGACTATTTACCCTTCCCATTCCCCTTCCCTGGACAGCTTTCGGCAAAGCATTACGCTGTCGAGAAGAATTACTAGAAGCCATAGAAACTATCATTTTAGAAAGACAAAAAAATGATGACTTAGGCCAGGATGCTCTGGCTATCCTTTTACAAGCTAAAGATGAAAACGGTCAAAGTTTATCCTTAGTGGAATTAAAGGATCAAGTGCTATTATTACTCTTTGCTGGTCATGAAACTTTAACCTCCGCTATCGCCACCTTCTGCCTACAAATGGCACTGCATCCCGATATTTTTCAGCTTGTCTTGGAGGAAATAACTAATTTTGATCTATCCACTCCTTTAAGCGTCGATACCCTCAAACAGATGACCTATTTAGATCGCGTTTTAAAAGAAGTTTTACGTTTTACTCCACCCGTGGGAGGAGGATTCCGTCGGGTAATAGAAGACTGTCAATTTAACGGTTATCATTTACCGAAAGGATGGATAGTTCAGTATCAAATCAGCAATACCCATAAAGATAATAACATTTATTCCCATCCTGAAACCTTTGATCCCGATCGCTTTTTAGCCGAGGAAAAACCCTACGGATATATCCCCTTTGGTGCGGGATTGCGCGAATGTATCGGCAAAGAATTCGCTCGTTTAGAGATGAAAATTTTAGCCGTCCGTTTAGTAGAAAAATACGATTGGCAATTACTCCCTAATCAAGATCTCACCCTCACCTCTATCCCCACTCCCCACCCCCGGGACGGTTTACAAGTCACCTTTAAACCCCGTTAA
- the alr gene encoding alanine racemase, with protein sequence MVFSIEPKIINPPKNRHDYQLSEVIRYRAWVEIDRSALQQNVRKVKALLAPKTELMAVIKADAYGHGAVKVANSVLEAGAQSLAIATIGEGIELREAGIVAPIMILGAVNTPEEVAALAHWQLQPTLVQIEQVQIFATVMRRLEQRLPVHIKLDTGMSRLGTQWQNGTKFVEQVLEAPNLKIASIYSHFATADDPNPEIMQLQRQRFQQAIAELRSKGYHPPCLHLANSAATLSDRSLHYDRVRVGLALYGLYPADHLTDKVPLQPVLQVKARIAQVKTIAAGSGVSYGHQYIAAKDTRIAVVGIGYADGIPRNLSNRLKVSLRGRLVPQIGAITMDQLMIDVSEIPEVKTGEIVTLIGKDGPQCITADDWARDLGTISWEILCGFKHRLPRIIISKG encoded by the coding sequence GTGGTGTTTAGCATCGAACCAAAAATTATCAATCCGCCCAAAAACCGTCATGATTATCAATTGTCGGAAGTAATTCGCTATCGTGCTTGGGTAGAGATCGATCGCTCTGCCTTACAACAAAACGTGCGAAAAGTCAAGGCCCTGTTAGCCCCAAAAACGGAATTAATGGCGGTAATTAAAGCTGATGCTTACGGACACGGGGCAGTTAAGGTGGCTAACAGCGTTTTAGAAGCCGGGGCGCAATCTTTAGCCATCGCGACTATCGGGGAAGGTATCGAACTACGCGAAGCGGGAATCGTTGCCCCAATTATGATTTTAGGGGCAGTCAATACCCCGGAAGAAGTGGCAGCCTTAGCCCATTGGCAATTGCAACCCACCCTGGTGCAAATCGAACAGGTACAAATTTTTGCCACCGTTATGAGACGCTTAGAGCAGCGGCTGCCCGTCCATATCAAACTAGATACGGGGATGTCTCGCTTAGGTACACAATGGCAAAACGGCACCAAATTCGTCGAACAGGTTTTAGAGGCTCCTAACCTGAAAATTGCCAGTATATACTCGCATTTTGCCACGGCTGACGATCCCAACCCCGAGATCATGCAGTTACAACGGCAAAGATTCCAACAAGCGATCGCTGAGTTAAGATCAAAAGGTTATCATCCCCCCTGTCTGCATTTAGCCAACTCTGCCGCTACCCTAAGCGATCGATCTCTGCACTACGATCGAGTTAGAGTGGGATTAGCTCTCTACGGTCTTTATCCCGCCGATCATCTCACCGATAAAGTCCCTTTGCAACCCGTCCTGCAAGTAAAAGCGCGCATTGCCCAAGTCAAAACCATTGCCGCCGGCTCGGGAGTGAGTTATGGTCATCAGTACATAGCGGCAAAAGACACCCGTATTGCTGTGGTCGGTATCGGTTACGCCGATGGAATTCCCCGCAATCTCTCCAATCGTTTAAAAGTATCCCTGAGAGGACGTTTAGTACCCCAAATCGGCGCGATAACCATGGATCAGTTAATGATTGACGTGAGCGAGATTCCAGAGGTAAAAACAGGGGAAATCGTCACCCTTATCGGTAAAGATGGCCCGCAGTGCATCACCGCCGACGATTGGGCGCGGGATTTAGGTACAATATCCTGGGAAATTCTCTGCGGGTTTAAGCATCGTTTGCCGCGAATTATTATTAGCAAAGGCTAA
- a CDS encoding polyhydroxyalkanoic acid synthase PhaR subunit: MSNETVTYSLEAVLTRIEGKIDKIDERLTKVEIGIADLKGDIKVLDEKIEGIDNRLRSVEGTQKNQVWTLIILLGSAIITAAWKVFFSSNI, from the coding sequence ATGTCTAACGAAACTGTTACTTATTCCCTAGAAGCTGTCCTCACAAGGATTGAGGGGAAGATCGATAAGATTGATGAGCGCTTGACAAAAGTAGAAATAGGAATAGCCGATCTCAAAGGAGATATTAAAGTGTTAGACGAGAAAATCGAAGGCATCGACAATCGGCTCAGATCGGTAGAGGGAACCCAAAAAAATCAGGTCTGGACATTGATTATCCTTTTGGGGAGTGCCATTATTACGGCCGCTTGGAAAGTATTTTTTTCCAGTAATATCTGA
- a CDS encoding DUF4164 family protein, whose protein sequence is MSNETVTYSLEAVLTRIEGKIDSLEKRVNERFDKVEERLTKLEIGVTDLKGDIKVLDGKIEGIDNRLISVEGTQKNQVWTLIILLGSAIITAAWKVFFSSNI, encoded by the coding sequence ATGTCTAACGAAACTGTTACTTATTCCCTAGAAGCTGTCCTCACAAGGATTGAGGGGAAGATTGACTCGCTTGAGAAGCGGGTTAACGAAAGATTTGACAAGGTAGAAGAGCGGTTAACCAAACTAGAAATAGGAGTAACTGATCTCAAAGGGGATATTAAAGTTTTAGACGGGAAAATCGAAGGCATCGACAATCGGCTAATATCGGTAGAGGGAACCCAAAAAAATCAGGTCTGGACATTGATTATCCTTTTGGGAAGTGCCATTATTACGGCCGCTTGGAAAGTCTTTTTTTCCAGTAATATCTGA